In Hippoglossus stenolepis isolate QCI-W04-F060 chromosome 13, HSTE1.2, whole genome shotgun sequence, a single genomic region encodes these proteins:
- the LOC118120401 gene encoding guanine nucleotide exchange factor DBS isoform X3: MEQVLRTRSELKAACRMGGEEVADSGLLMEEDVEVELDSGFCMEADSELSEAGRVSAGSDECPDTEELAWFLMTGHIDDEERREGRTGEDVRGQTQEEGEIDADSESKKEPKKVKSVCLSAEESWGHVRISLEEVERYYRFSRYCRWLHDEIMELDSSPLHAVDITPDLKKQFAFLSGGRGDHGSPIIVFPEFPAFGDITDRVFHNVLTYLTSVPSLLSTGVGFILVIDRRQDRWAAVKGTLLRIAGSFPGNLQLVLVLRPTALLQRTLSDILFKFNKDEFKMKVPVIMLSSVTELHSYIDRSQLTNELGGTQEYCHEKWISHRTAIEDFALTVKKTAQTLQSFGTELAETELPNEIQATIVLLSTHTNKKDKMKEDLLVALGQGRRLLESINEPVARDPDHNMNQDELENLATVQRLLSQLDETERAFDEFWVRHHTKLEQCLKLRHFEHNYKEVRALLDQVSEKLAAFSEVGISPAHDEHIVCELTSYEEKVCEVLDRASALSREGDELIENSHYAEDSIQPKCSELRAISESVSSSLRAKKDHFLKAMELHHCLQRASKWVDDGIYLLASQPVDKCQSHEGAELALQELERYLENAGLNQLTDLETIWKEYDAVLNQQFKDQVERISQKQASMQEMFDKRRVSLKKLAAKQTRPVQPVAPRPEAFIKSPLSSPAHRAQQEKNSSETDTGNNCEKGNGQLQNGDSNSRHASLSEEEENLAVLRRHVMNELLETERAYVEELLCVLQGYASEMDNPAMCVLIPAPLQNKKEVLFGNMPEIYHFHKRTFLRELEQYTDCPELVGRCFIERMTDLQIYEKYCHNKPRSESLWRQCSDCAFFQECQKKLEHKLGLDSYLLKPVQRITKYQLLLKEMLKYSKGCEGTDDLQEALTSILGILKAVNDSMHLIAITGYEGNLSELGKLLMQGSFSVWTEHKKGHAKVKDLARFKPMQRHLFLHQKTLLFCKRREENGEGYEKAPSYSFKQSLNMSAVGITENAKGDNKKFEIWCNSRDEVYIVQAPTTEVKTTWVNEIRKVLTTQLEACREASQQKAPDQVVQSTPASSGTISHSPFKTSQRSFKKGEEKKAEPCSPDVNSSSSSSSPKPTGKDEAATSPTSDRAAAAKKRFTLQGFSNLKAQKGSPTSLDHKTKRQSDPTPFGFKDPGPPPLHLSRARWFSTSCLLQTKWRGWNKASLSLDASEENDGYSSAEEPLNSDPEDDSGKKLSAGKYTVTVDYENGGTQELPVKSGDMVELVKEGDDGQWFVRNLSTSKEGWIASANLITLIRKSKSCQSLTSSEGSGSGNISTSSSCSETYASFSDIKP; the protein is encoded by the exons ATGGAACAAGTGTTACGGACGAGGAGTGAACTAAAGGCAGCCTGcaggatgggaggagaggaagtggctGATTCAGGCCTCTTgatggaggaggatgtggaggtCGAGTTAGACTCTGGGTTTTGCATGGAAGCAGATTCAGAGCTGAGTGAAGCGGGACGGGTGAGTGCAGGCTCTGATGAATGTCCAGACACGGAGGAGCTGGCCTGGTTTTTGATGACCGGGCACATTGACGATGAGGAGCGAAGAGAGGGACGCACAGGAGAAGATGTCCGGGGTCAAACtcaagaggaaggagagataGATGCTGACTCAGAGTCAAAAAAAGAgccaaaaaaagtaaaaa gtgtgtgtttgtcagcagaggAGAGTTGGGGTCATGTGCGgatttctctggaggaggtggaaagaTACTACAGATTTTCACGCTACTGCAGATGGCTGCATG atgaAATCATGGAGCTGGACAGCAGCCCTCTCCACGCTGTCGACATCACCCCTGACCTCAAGAAGCAGTTCGCCTTCCTCTCAG GGGGTAGAGGAGATCATGGCAGCCCAATCATTGTGTTCCCAGAATTCCCTGCATTTGGAGACATCACAGATAGAGTGTTTCACAACGTGCTGACCTACCTGACAAGTGTTCCCAG TTTGTTATCGACAGGCGTGGGTTTCATCCTGGTCATTGATCGCCGGCAAGACAGATGGGCAGCTGTTAAGGGGACCCTGCTTCGTATTGCA GGCTCCTTCCCAGGGAACCTCCAGCTGGTTCTGGTTCTGAGGCCCACTGCCCTCCTGCAGCGCACGCTGTCCGACATCCTCTTCAAGTTCAACAAGGATGAGTTCAAGATGAAGGTGCCG gTGATCATGCTGAGCTCAGTAACTGAGCTGCACTCCTACATCGACCGCTCCCAGCTGACCAATGAACTCGGGGGAACGCAGGAGTACTGCCATGAGAAGTGGATCTCTCACCGCACT GCTATTGAAGACTTTGCGCTCACGGTAAAGAAAACGGCACAGACCCTGCAGTCATTTGGGACGGAGCTGGCCGAAACTGAACTCCCCAACGAGATCCAGGCCACAATCGTCCTGCTCAGCACTCACACCaacaagaaagacaaaatgaag gaggatCTGCTGGTGGCTCTGGGTCAGGGCAGAAGGCTGTTGGAGAGCATCAATGAACCTGTAGCACGAGACCCCGACCACAACATGAACCAGGATGAGCTGGAGAATTTAGCCACTGTACAAAG ACTGCTGTCTCAGCTGGATGAGACAGAAAGGGCTTTCGATGAGTTCTGGGTGCGACATCACACCAAATTGGAGCAGTGTCTCAAACTGCGCCACTTTGAGCACAACTACAAAGAG gtgagGGCTCTGCTGGATCAGGTGTCTGAGAAACTTGCAGCCTTCTCTGAGGTCGGAATCAGCCCAGCTCACGATGAGCACATCGTCTGTGAACTCACAAGTTATGAGGAGAAAGTCTGT GAGGTGCTGGACCGAGCCTCAGCTTTGTCTCGTGAGGGCGACGAACTCATCGAGAACTCACACTATGCTGAAGACTCCATTCAGCCCAAATGCAGCGAGCTCAGAGCAATCAGTGAGAGCGTGAGCAGCAGCCTGAGGGCCAAGAAGGATCATTTCCTCAAAGCCATGGAGCTGCATCACTGTTTGCAgagg GCCTCTAAATGGGTTGATGACGGTATATACCTGCTGGCGTCTCAGCCGGTCGACAAGTGTCAGTCACACGAGGGGGCTGAGTTAgcgctgcaggagctggagcgTTATCTGGAAAACGCAGGCCTGAACCAGCTGACAGACCTGGAAACCATCTGGAAGGAATATGATGCTGTGCTCAACCAGCAGTTCAAG GACCAAGTGGAGAGGATTTCCCAGAAGCAGGCGTCCATGCAGGAGATGTTTGACAAGAGGAGGGTGAGCCTGAAGAAGCTCGCAGCCAAACAAACCAGGCCGGTGCAGCCGGTAGCTCCCAGACCGGAGGCCTTCATCAAATCCCCTCTCAGCTCACCTG CTCACAGAGCACAGCAGGAGAAAAACTCCTCAGAGACAGACACTGGGAACAACTGTGAGAAA GGAAATGGCCAACTGCAGAACGGAGACAGTAACAGCCGACATGCCTCGCtgtccgaggaggaggagaacctgGCGGTTCTCAGGAG GCATGTTATGAACGAGCTGCTGGAAACTGAGAGAGCCTAtgtggaggagctgctctgtgtgttgcag ggaTATGCCTCAGAGATGGATAATCCCGCCATGTGCGTCCTCATCCCCGCTCCGCTGCAGAACAAAAAGGAGGTTCTGTTTGGCAACATGCCTGAAATTTACCACTTCCACAAGAG GACTTTTCTGCGGGAGCTGGAGCAGTACACCGACTGCCCTGAGCTGGTTGGAAGGTGTTTTATAGAGAGG ATGACAGATCTGCAGATCTATGAGAAGTACTGTCACAACAAGCCTCGCTCTGAAAGCCTCTGGAGGCAGTGCTCAGACTGTGCCTTCTTCCAG GAGTGTCAGAAAAAGCTGGAGCATAAACTGGGTTTAGATTCTTATCTGCTGAAGCCGGTTCAGAGGATTACCAAATATCAGCTACTCCTGAAG GAAATGCTGAAGTACAGTAAGGGCTGTGAGGGGACAGATGACCTGCAGGAGGCGCTGACCTCCATCCTGGGCATCCTGAAGGCCGTCAATGACTCCATGCACCTCATCGCCATCACCGGATATGAG GGTAACCTGAGTGAGCTGGGGAAGCTGCTGATGCAGGGGTCGTTCAGCGTGTGGACGGAGCACAAGAAAGGTCACGCCAAGGTCAAGGATCTGGCCCGTTTCAAGCCCATGCAGCGGCACCTGTTCCTCCACCAGAAAACCCTGCTCTTCTgcaagaggagggaggagaatgGAGAGGGCTATGAGAAAGCTCCGTCGTACAGCTTCAAACAGTCTCTGAAT ATGAGCGCTGTGGGCATCACTGAGAATGCAAAGGGAGACAACAAGAAGTTTGAAATCTGGTGCAACTCAAGAGATGAGGTTTATATTGTTCAG GCACCAACAACTGAAGTAAAAACCACTTGGGTGAATGAGATCAGGAAGGTTCTGACAACACAGCTGGAGGCGTGCAGAG AAGCCAGCCAACAGAAGGCACCAGATCAGGTTGTCCAGTCCACTCCTGCATCTAGTGGAACAATAAGTCACAG TCCGTTCAAGACGAGTCAGAGGAGCTTtaagaagggagaggagaagaaagctgAGCCCTGCAGCCCTGACgtcaactcctcctcctcctcctcctcaccaaaGCCCACAGGAAAAG ACGAGGCTGCGACAAGCCCGACCTCAGACAGAGCTGCTGCGGCTAAAAAGCGCTTTACTTTGCAAGGTTTCAGTAACCTCAAAGCTCAGAAAG GATCCCCGACGAGCCTTGACCACAAGACAAAACGCCAGAGTGACCCGACGCCATTTGGCTTCAAAG ATCCAGGtcctccccccctccacctGAGCAGGGCCAGGTGGTTCAGCACCTCTTGTCTCTTACAGACAAAGTGGAGAG GCTGGAACAAAGCTTCCCTGTCATTGGATGCCTCCGAGGAGAATGACGGATATTCCAGCGCCGAGGAACCTCTTAACTCTGACCCAGAGGACGACAGCGGCAAGAAGCTG AGTGCTGGGAAATACACGGTGACGGTCGACTACGAGAACGGCGGCACTCAAGAGCTCCCAGTGAAGAGTGGAGACATGGTGGAGCTGGTCAAAGAGGGAGATGACGGACAGTG gtttgTTCGTAATCTGAGCACCTCTAAGGAGGGATGGATCGCTTCTGCTAATCTTATCACCCTCATCAGAAAGTCCAAGTCTTGTCAGTCTCTCACCAGCTCGG AAGGCAGCGGCTCTGGAAACATCAGCACGTCGTCCAGCTGCAGCGAGACCTACGCAAGCTTCTCTGACATCAAACCCTGA